A genomic window from Prunus persica cultivar Lovell chromosome G2, Prunus_persica_NCBIv2, whole genome shotgun sequence includes:
- the LOC18785235 gene encoding uncharacterized protein LOC18785235 isoform X1 — translation MEPAKIDWKNLEWKFVEDKAYEQINAPKWFDFLNPDQNSVDDQAWFCRPECKHPKTAEDFLKSSPPKKVSSPAVVSEVPPLGDKIQRDVKLKRRGLTQSSIYPINNSRVKEDSENQNPNLSTPPINQAKAMKATIKSSAEKKQPIESTPQNSEVLPRLRSTLSARNLFAGRDILNQLTDFCSELKRMAMRAREKEDVEGLDVRKSLGGLKEEEVVKKECNGEVLGELNGRQTERMPLLEVGKGKTRRQTERMPFLEVGKGKTQRQTENMPLLEVKTEGMEGSIIKEKQRRNKRIDETENIPISLNLESVKRKGGESLLQIRTNPPSPQCFSAPRPPSKLTPSQASKSKLMERGILADAEQNNKVTKENSTEKGKTACIVDGREARTMDVFWFLKPCTTLSN, via the exons ATGGAACCAGCAAAAATTGATTGGAAAAACTTAGAATGGAAATTTGTTGAGGATAAAGCCTATGAGCAAATAAACGCACCCAAGTGGTTCGATTTCTTGAACCCAGATCAAAACTCTGTGGACGACCAGGCCTGGTTCTGCAGACCCG AATGCAAGCATCCAAAGACGGCTGAAGATTTTCTCAAATCATCACCTCCCAAG AAGGTTTCAAGCCCAGCTGTTGTTTCTGAAGTTCCTCCACTTGGTGATAAAATCCAGAG AGATGTGAAATTGAAGAGAAGAGGGCTCACTCAGTCTTCAATTTACCCGATTAATAATTCAAGAGTCAAGGAAGACAGCGAAAATCAGAATCCGAACCTATCAACTCCTCCAATTAACCAAGCAAAGGCCATGAAGGCAACCATCAAATCAAGCGCAGAGAAGAAGCAGCCAATTGAAAGCACACCGCAGAACAGTGAGGTGCTTCCGAGGCTGAGAAGCACGCTGTCAGCGAGAAATTTATTTGCAGGGCGAGATATTCTGAATCAGCTTACAGACTTCTGCAGCGAATTGAAGAGAATGGCGATGAGAGCGAGGGAGAAAGAGGATGTGGAGGGGTTGGATGTAAGGAAAAGCCTAGGGGGTTTGAAGGAAGAAGAGGTGGTGAAGAAGGAGTGTAATGGTGAGGTTTTGGGTGAGTTGAATGGGAGGCAAACTGAGAGGATGCCATTGCTTGAGGTGGGTAAAGGGAAAACCAGGAGGCAAACAGAGAGAATGCCATTCCTTGAGGTGGGTAAAGGGAAAACTCAGAGGCAAACAGAGAACATGCCATTGCTTGAGGTGAAAACTGAAGGAATGGAGGGGAGCATTATCAAGGAGAAGCAGAGGAGGAACAA AAGAATTGACGAGACAGAGAACATCCCAATCTCTCTGAATTTAGAGAGTGTAAAGCGCAAAGGAGGGGAGAGCTTGCTGCAAATCCGAACCAACCCTCCCTCTCCTCAGTGCTTTTCTGCCCCGAGGCCCCCAAGCAAACTGACACCTTCACAAGCTTCCAAGTCCAAGCTGATG GAAAGGGGAATCCTTGCAGACGCAGAGCAAAACAATAAAGTGACCAAGGAGAATTCCACAGAGAAAGGGAAAACTGCTTGCATTGTTGATGGAAGAGAAGCAAGAACCATGGACGTTTTTTGGTTTCTAAAACCTTGCACAACGCTATCCAACTAA
- the LOC18785235 gene encoding uncharacterized protein LOC18785235 isoform X2 → MEPAKIDWKNLEWKFVEDKAYEQINAPKWFDFLNPDQNSVDDQAWFCRPECKHPKTAEDFLKSSPPKVSSPAVVSEVPPLGDKIQRDVKLKRRGLTQSSIYPINNSRVKEDSENQNPNLSTPPINQAKAMKATIKSSAEKKQPIESTPQNSEVLPRLRSTLSARNLFAGRDILNQLTDFCSELKRMAMRAREKEDVEGLDVRKSLGGLKEEEVVKKECNGEVLGELNGRQTERMPLLEVGKGKTRRQTERMPFLEVGKGKTQRQTENMPLLEVKTEGMEGSIIKEKQRRNKRIDETENIPISLNLESVKRKGGESLLQIRTNPPSPQCFSAPRPPSKLTPSQASKSKLMERGILADAEQNNKVTKENSTEKGKTACIVDGREARTMDVFWFLKPCTTLSN, encoded by the exons ATGGAACCAGCAAAAATTGATTGGAAAAACTTAGAATGGAAATTTGTTGAGGATAAAGCCTATGAGCAAATAAACGCACCCAAGTGGTTCGATTTCTTGAACCCAGATCAAAACTCTGTGGACGACCAGGCCTGGTTCTGCAGACCCG AATGCAAGCATCCAAAGACGGCTGAAGATTTTCTCAAATCATCACCTCCCAAG GTTTCAAGCCCAGCTGTTGTTTCTGAAGTTCCTCCACTTGGTGATAAAATCCAGAG AGATGTGAAATTGAAGAGAAGAGGGCTCACTCAGTCTTCAATTTACCCGATTAATAATTCAAGAGTCAAGGAAGACAGCGAAAATCAGAATCCGAACCTATCAACTCCTCCAATTAACCAAGCAAAGGCCATGAAGGCAACCATCAAATCAAGCGCAGAGAAGAAGCAGCCAATTGAAAGCACACCGCAGAACAGTGAGGTGCTTCCGAGGCTGAGAAGCACGCTGTCAGCGAGAAATTTATTTGCAGGGCGAGATATTCTGAATCAGCTTACAGACTTCTGCAGCGAATTGAAGAGAATGGCGATGAGAGCGAGGGAGAAAGAGGATGTGGAGGGGTTGGATGTAAGGAAAAGCCTAGGGGGTTTGAAGGAAGAAGAGGTGGTGAAGAAGGAGTGTAATGGTGAGGTTTTGGGTGAGTTGAATGGGAGGCAAACTGAGAGGATGCCATTGCTTGAGGTGGGTAAAGGGAAAACCAGGAGGCAAACAGAGAGAATGCCATTCCTTGAGGTGGGTAAAGGGAAAACTCAGAGGCAAACAGAGAACATGCCATTGCTTGAGGTGAAAACTGAAGGAATGGAGGGGAGCATTATCAAGGAGAAGCAGAGGAGGAACAA AAGAATTGACGAGACAGAGAACATCCCAATCTCTCTGAATTTAGAGAGTGTAAAGCGCAAAGGAGGGGAGAGCTTGCTGCAAATCCGAACCAACCCTCCCTCTCCTCAGTGCTTTTCTGCCCCGAGGCCCCCAAGCAAACTGACACCTTCACAAGCTTCCAAGTCCAAGCTGATG GAAAGGGGAATCCTTGCAGACGCAGAGCAAAACAATAAAGTGACCAAGGAGAATTCCACAGAGAAAGGGAAAACTGCTTGCATTGTTGATGGAAGAGAAGCAAGAACCATGGACGTTTTTTGGTTTCTAAAACCTTGCACAACGCTATCCAACTAA
- the LOC18787570 gene encoding uncharacterized protein LOC18787570, producing the protein MIMLQLFFTVAFSAVPLTLYVPPLRSLNPFVETMEDLLSESRSYTNRVYPRVRHLWVRILDCLLCSTR; encoded by the coding sequence ATGATCATGTTGCAGCTGTTCTTCACAGTGGCCTTCTCTGCAGTGCCACTGACTCTGTACGTTCCACCACTCAGAAGCCTAAACCCCTTTGTAGAGACCATGGAGGATCTCTTATCCGAGTCAAGATCATACACCAATAGGGTCTACCCACGTGTACGCCATCTTTGGGTTAGGATCTTGGATTGTTTACTTTGCAGCACAAGGTAG